Below is a window of Sulfitobacter sp. THAF37 DNA.
GCAGGACCACCAGCCCCTTCTGCGCAGCGGATATGCAGCGGCAGGGATGCTGGACCGGGGCGGCCAGGACATCGACGTCGCCGCGCTGCATCAGGGATATCTGCGGTTGCTTCGCGCGCGGGGTGGCCGCGTGATAACCAACGCCGCGGTCGAGGGGCTGAGCCGTCAGGGCGGCGATTGGGTGATCGAGACCCGCACGTCGGGCACCCTGACCGCAGGCATCGTGGTGAACGCGGCAGGGGCCTGGGCCGACAGGATCGGTCGGCTGGCCGGGGCCGAAGATATCGGTCTGGTCCCCAAGCGTCGAACCGCGATGGTGGTTGCGGAACCCGCGAATTTCACGCGGCGGGATGCGCCGATCACCGTCGACGTCGAGGAGGATTTCTATCTCAAACCCGATGCGGGCCGCTTGCTGATTTCCCCGGCGGATGAAACGCCGACGGTGCCATGTGATGCCCAGCCCGACGAAATGGATGTGGCAATCTGTGCAGACAGGATCATGACCGCCTTCAATCTCGATATCAGGCGGATCGAAAACAAATGGGCGGGGTTGCGCAGTTTCGTGGCCGACAAGGAGCCCGTTATCGGATATTCCGGGGTCGCCGACGGCTTCTTCTGGATGGCGGGCCAAGGCGGCTATGGCATTCAGTCAGCCCCTGCCGCAGCGGAAGTCGCCGCCTCTATGATCCTGGGCAAACCCTTGCCCTCCGGAACGGTCGATGCAGGCTTCGATCCGTCGCGGGTTGCGCCCGGACGCCTGGCGGTAGCCGCGTGATCTGGATCGTGCCTCTGGTCGCGGCGGCGTTTCTCGCCTGCGGTCTCGCCCTGGCCTATGTCATCGGCGGGGCGGCGGTGCTCAGCTTTGTGATTTCCGACAATACCCGGTATCTGGCGGTCCTGCCGCAAAAGGTCTTCTCGCAGATCAGCGTGTTTTCACTGCTCGCCATGCCGCTGTTCATCCTTGCAGGCGAGTTGATGAACCGGGGCGGCGTGACCAAATCGCTGATTGACCTGTCAATGGCCCTGATCGGACGTCTGCGCGGCGGGTTGGGACATGTGAACATCATGACGAGCGTGTTCTTCGCCGGTATCTCCGGCTCTGCCGTGGCGGATGCGGCGGCCTTGTCGAATACGCTTGTGCCCGCCATGCGCGAACGGGGCTATACTGCGGAATACGCCGGTGCGATCACCGCGGCGTCCTCCATTATCGGGCCGATCGTTCCGCCTTCCATCATTCTGATCTTCTATGGCGCGCTGATGCAAACCTCGGTCGCCGCACTCTTTGTCGCCGGGATCATGCCCGGTCTGCTGCTCGCCGCCGCACTGTTCGTCGTGAATGGGTTCTATGCTTGGCGCGACGACCATCCCCGCGTGGAAAAGGGCGACGCCCCCAATCTGTTCAAGGCGGTCTTTGCCGCCCTGCCCGCCCTGTGTCTGCCTATCATCATCGTGGGCGGCATCGTGCTGGGCTGGATGACCCCGACCGAAGCGGCGTCGGTCGCGGTATTCACGGCAATCGTGGCGGCGTTCTTCTATTCGCCGCTGACCCCTTCCGACCTGTGGGAAAGCTTTTCCCGCACAGCGATTCTGACCGGGTCGATCTTCATGATCCTCTGTGCAGTGGCGGCCTTCGGCCATCTTGCCGCGCTGGAACGCATCCCGCAGGCCATCGCCGGACTGGTCGATCAATTGGGCCTTGGCCCGGTCGGTTTCCTTCTGGTGATGAACCTGCTGTTCATCATTGCGGGCATGGTGATGGACGTGCCCGTGGCTTTGGCGCTGCTGGTGCCGCTGTTGGCCCCCGTCGCATTGGCGAACGGCGCAGACCCCGTGCATCTGGGCATCGTGATCTGTTTCAACCTCTGCATCGGCCTTGTCTCGCCCCCGCTGGGGGGCTGCCTGCTGATCGTTTCTACCGTCACAGGCGTGAACTACTGGAAACTTGCCCGCGCGGTGATGCCCTTTGTCTGTGCCGAAATCATCGTTCTGGGCGTGCTGGTTTTCACGCCCGAGATCAGCCTGTGGCTGCCGCGAACGCTGGGGCTTTGGAGATAACTCAAGACCAAACCAACATGGGAAGGAAACAAAATGGAAATGCCGAAAATTCTATCTGCCACTCTCGTTGCCGCGGCCTTGGCACTGCCCGCAACGGCCGAGGTCAAGATCGCGCTCGACAGCCCGCCGGATCTGGAAAAATCCGGGACATACATGTGGGCGCATACCTTCGGCGAATACCTGAATGCCAACGGCATGGAAGCGGTGGAATACGAGCGCAACTCGCTGGGCGAAGAAGCGGAACGACTGGACCAGGTCAGCCAGGGGCTTCTTGAAGTTTCGATGTCCGATGCAAAGTCTGCGGGAACGCTCGACGCCACGATCAACGGGGCGATGATGCCCTACTTCTTCGACGGGATGGAGCAGCTCGATGCCGCCCTCGATGAAGGGGGCATGCTGGAACAGATCAACGCCGGAACCACGCCAAAAGGCGTTCGCGTGCTTGATATTGTCTATACCGGCACCCCTACCGGCATCTTTACCACTGAAACGCCGATCCGCACATTCGACGACCTGGCCGGCGTTCGGATGCGGGCGCTAGACGAGGTGCAGATCAACACCTTCGAAAACTGGGGGGCCAAGGGCACCATCGTATCCTGGTCCGAAGTGCCCAACGCGCTGCAAACCGGGGTTGCGGGCGGCTACATCAACCCGGCTTTCGTACCGCTGACCTACGGGCATACGTCCTTCATCAACTACTTTACCAACGCCAGGATGAGCCCCTCTGTCCGCGTCGCGATCGCGTCCGAGGATTGGTATCAGGGCCTCTCCGACGAGGAGCGTACAACCGTGCAGGAGGCGGTCGATGCAGCACATGCCGCCAACCGAAAGCTGGTCTCGGACGACACCGAGGTCCTCAAGCAGTTGCAGGACGCGGGAATCGAGGTGATCGAACTGAGCCCCGAGGAACGCCAGAAATTCCGCGAGGCGAGCCAGTCGATCTACGAGTCGACGGACATGCCCGAAGGCGCGCTTGACGCCTGGAACGCAGCGGTCGGGCGCTGATCGAATGCGGGCGATGGCACAGATGCTGGACCGGCTGTCCGCGGGGCTGAACCGTGCAGCACTGCTTGGTGCCGCCATCGCGGTCGCGGTCATGCTCTTTGCCGCCGGCTGGCAGGTCATCGCCCGCTATCTTCTGAACCAGCCACCCGTCTGGACCGAGGAACTTGCCCGTTTCTCGATGGTCTGGGGCGGATTGCTGGGCGCGACCTGTGCCTTTCGCTTCCGCAGCGATCCGACGCTGTTTCCCGAGGCCCTGAATACCACGGGCACACGCGGGCTGATCGCCACTCTGATACGGGCACTTGGGGTGCTTTGCTTTATCCTGCCGATCCTGTGGTTCAGTTTTCTTGGCCCGGGGGCCAATCCCGCGCGGGGATATCTTGCACGGTTGGCCGGGCGGCAGACCGAAACGATGGATCTGCCAATGGTGGTTTTCGGGATCGCGATCCCCCTCGCCTTTATCCTCATCCTTGTGCATGTGCTGGCTGAAATCGCCCGCGCCCTTGCCGAACTGAAAGACACCCGATGAAACTCTTCATGGCGTCGCTGGCGACCGAAACCAATTCCTTTTCTCCCATCCCCACAGGCTGGAGCGGGTTCAGGGAACATCTGCACACCAAGGAGGCCTCACGCGGCGGTGCGGGTCTTTATGCCGCCGCCGTCACGGTCTGGCGGCAACGTGCCGAGGCGCTGGAATGGGAGGTTGTCGAAAGCCTGTCCACCTACGCACAGCCCGCAGGACCCACGGTGCGCCACGTCTATGAGGACATGCGCGACGACATCCTGAACGATCTGAAAGCCGCCATGCCGGTGGATGTGGTTTTGCTGTCGATGCACGGCGCCATGATCGCGCAAGGTTACGACGATTGCGAAGGCGATATGCTGGGCCGGGTGCGCGCCATCGTCGGGCGTGACGCCAAGGTGGGGCTGGAAATCGACCCGCATTGTCACCTGACCGACGCGATGATGGAGAACGCGACGGCCATCATCTGCTACAAGGAATATCCCCACATCGACGTGACCGAACGCGCCGAAGAGCTGTTCACCATCTGCGCCGATGCGGCGGCTGGCAAGACCGATCCGGTCATGCGGGACCATGACTGCCGTATGATGGCCATGTACCACACTCCGTTCGAACCCATGCGCGGCTACGTCGACCGGATGAGCGCGATGGAGGGCAAGGACGGCGTTCTGTCGGTTTCGCTGGCGCATGGCTTTCCCTGGGGCGACAGCCCGCGCTGCGGCACGCGGACGCTCGTCATTACCGACGGCGATGCCGCGCTTGCCGCAGACCGCGCAAAGGCGCTGGGTCAGGAGCTTTGGGATATGCGCGATGATCTGCGCCGGTTCCCCGCAATGGACGAAGGGCTGGACCGCGCCGTTGCATCAGACGCGGCACCCATCGTGCTGGCCGATTTCGCGGACAACGCGGGCGGCGGGGCGCCATCGGATTCCACATTCGTGCTGAAGGCGGTTCTGGACCGGGGCCTGCGCGACGTGGCCATCGGCACGTTCTGGGATCCGGTGCTTGTGGGCATGTGTATCGACGCAGGTGTCGGGGCCGTCATGGATGTGCGCGTGGGCGGAAAGATCGGGCCGATGTCCGGGGACCCCGTGGATCTGACAGTCACCGTGCGCGGCATCGTCCATGATGCCCTGCAACATCTGGGGAAGGCCGCGATGAACATGGGCGATTGCGTCTGGCTCGAAACCGAGGGGGTGCATCTGGTGCTGAACACCCGCCGCACGCAGACTTTTCATCCAGAGGCGTTCGAGAACCTCGGGATTGACCTGTCGGCGATGAAATACGTGATCGTGAAATCTTCGCAGCACTTCTATGACGGGTTCGCACCCATCGCGGCCGAGGTCATCCACCTTGGCACCCCGGGTGCGATCACCCCCGATTTCGCCAACCTGCCGCTGACCAGGCGGGACGGGAACTATTGGCCCAGGGTGGACAACCCCTTCGCATGAACAGGAGACCGGAATGCCAGATACCCCGGACATCGTGATCCGTCAGGGCCGCGTCATGGACCCCGAAACTGGTTTCGATCAGATCTGTGACGTGGCGATCAAGGGAACGCGGATCATCCAGGTCGGCGAGGTTTCGCAAACCGGTGCGCGCGAAATCGACGCGACGGGTCTGATCGTGGCACCCGGTTTTGTCGATATTCACGCCCATGGCCAATCGGTCGCCGCAGACCGGATGCAAGCCTTCGACGGCGTGACGACCTCGCTTGAGCTCGAGGTCGGCGCGCTCCCCGTCTCGGGATGGTACGAAAGGCAAGCGGGCATCCCCCGTGCGCTGAACTACGGCACCGCAGCTGCGTGGATTTTCGGGCGCAAGGCGGCGATGGGGGCGATTGATCTGAATGCAGACCTTCACCCCATCGACCAGATGGGTGCCGGTGCCGACGATATGCGCTGGTCGCTCGATGCGGCGGATGCAGATCAGACGGCCGCCATCGTCGCGCATGTCCGGCAAGGACTGGAAGAAGGCGCCATCGGCATCGGCATCCCCAATGGCTACGCCCCCGGCGCAGGGGTCAAGGAAATGACCGAAATCTGTGACCTGGCATTCGAATACGGCACGCCAACCTTCACCCATATCGCCTATCTCAGCAATATCGACCCGCAAAGCTCGGTCGACAGTTACGTGCGGCTGATCGGGCTTGCAGGGGCCACCGGCGCGCATATGCATATCTGTCACCTAAATTCGACGTCCCTGATGGACATCGAAAGGGTGACGCAACTGGTGGCAAAAGCGCAGGAACAGGGTCTGCCCGTCACGACCGAGGCCTATCCCTACGGCACAGGCTCTACCGTGGTCAGCGCCGGGTTCTTTCGCGACCCCGACTTCACCAAACGGACCGGCAGCGATTATTCCGCCGTCGAACTGGTGCACAACCACCACCGCTTTACCGGCCGCGAGGATATCGAAAGGGCACGCGAGAAAGCGCCCGCCGATCTCGTGATGTGGCATTTTCTGGATGTCGAGGTGAACGAGGAACACCGCCGACTGCTCGACCTCTCGGTCACCTATCCGGGCGGGTCAATCGCATCCGACGCCATGCCCTGGATCGAGGAAGACGGCCGCATCTACGAAGGGCTCGACTGGCCGCTGCCAGACCGGCTTTCGGCGCATCCGCGTTCCTCCGCGACCTTCACCCGCTTTCTGGCCAGCTATGTCCGGGACCGCGGGATCGTGCCGCTGATGGAAGGGCTGGCGAAATGCACCATCCTGCCCGCGCGGGTGATCGAAGAATGCGCACCCCAGATGAAACGCAAGGCGCGCCTGCAGGAAGGATGTGACGCGGACATCACGATCTTCGATTTCGACACGCTGCAGGACCGCGCCACCTTCACACAGATGAACCGCGCGTCCGAAGGCGTTCGCCATCTTCTGGTCAACGGAACGGCTGTGATCTCGGACGGCAACCTGCTGACCGGCGCGGCCCCCGGCCAACCGATCCGCCGCGCCCCCGCATGAGCGTTCCGGTACTGGTGATCACCGGCTTTCTCGGCGCGGGAAAGACATCATTGATCAACGCGCTTCTGCAGTCCGATCACGGGCTGCGCATCGCCGCCATCGTCAACGACTTTGGCGCCATCAACATCGACGCGGCGTTGATTGGCCCATCCGTCGATGGCGTGGTCGGCCTCAGGAACGGTTGCATCTGTTGTTCATTGCAAGGCGATCTGCTGCGCACGCTCAGGATCGTGCTGCGTCAATCCCCCCCGCCCCAGCTGATCACCGTCGAAGCCAGCGGCGTCGCCGACCCCTCTGGCATCATTCAGTCCCTGACCGATCCGGCGATCTGGCAGTCCGCACAGCTGCAGACCGTGGTGTGCGTGGTCGACGCCACCGATGCCCCGCACCGTCAGGACGATCCTCTCTGGCAGGCCCAACTCGGCGGCTCTGACGTGCTCATGCTCGCCAAGACAGACATCGCGGAGGCAAAGACGCTCCCTGCCCTGCGGTCGAAGCTGGCCGCCAGCTTCAAGCAACCGCTTCTGGATATCTCCGACGGGCTGCCCCTCTCGGCCCTGCTCGGTCTGCCAGTCGCATCGCGCCGGACGCGTGCCGCGCGCCCGATTTCCGACGATCGCTTTGTCCATGTGGAATGGGAACACGACGCCCCCCTGGCGCTTGACGCCTTCCAGTCCGTGATGGGAACGCTCGCCCCGTCGCTTTTGCGGGCCAAAGGTTTCGTAAGGTTTCGCGGGCAGACGGATCCGATGCTCTTTCAACTCTCCGGCACCCGCGCAACGCTTTCGCGCGCCGACAGTGCCCCGGTCTCCGGATGCCAGCTGGTCCTGATCGGACTGCGAGACACGTTCGACCCTGACAAGGCGGTTTCAGTACTCGACATGCTCAGGGTCCGGGCGGATTGAGCGTCGCAAATACGGCACGGTGCGACCGCTGCATTGTTCCCGCACGGTCAACGCGACGGCTGCGCCCTACCCGCGCCAGTCGAAGAATCCCGCGCCGGCGCGCTCCAGCAACCTGCGCGCCATGTCGTGACCCGCTTGGGCGCCGTCCTCGACCGGGCAGCTTGTGGCGTCGTCCAACGCCTCTGACCCGTCAGGGCGCAGCACCTCACCGCGAAGGTGCAGGGTCCCGCCCTCCAGCATCGCAAGTCCCGCGATGGGCGTCTCGCAAGAGCCGTCGAGTTCCAGCAGAAACGCACGCTCCGCCGCCAGCCGCTGGCCGGTCGTGGCGTCATGCACCGCCTCCAGCATCTCGGCCACGCGGCTATCGTCGATCCGCCGCTCGATCCCGATGGCACCCTGCGCCACGGCGGGCAGCATCGTTTCCGCGTCGATCGCGGTGGCGGGCACGTCGTCCATCATCCGCAACCGGTTCAGCCCCGCCATGGCCAGGAAGGTCGCCGCCGCCACCCCCTGCTCCAGCTTCATCAGCCGGGTCTGCAGGTTGCCGCGAAACTCCACCACCTCCAGATCGGGCCGCCGCAGTTTCAGCTGCGCACGCCGCCGCAGGCTGGAGGTGCCGACAACCGTGCCCTCGGGCAGGTCCGCCAATCCCCTGGCGTTGGGCGAGATGAAGGCGTCGCGCACATCCTCGCGCGGCAGGTAGGTGTCCAGCACCAGCCCGTCGGGCTGAATCGTCGGCATGTCCTTCATCGAATGCACGGCGATGTCGATGCCGCCTGACAGCAGTTCCGCCTCGATCTCGCGGGTGAACAGCCCCTTGCCGCCGATCTCCTTCAACGGGCGGTCGATGATCCGGTCGCCGGT
It encodes the following:
- a CDS encoding FAD-binding oxidoreductase translates to MPGQRQSVDAIVIGAGIAGASVAAHLAASLRVFVLEMENQPGYHTTGRSAAVFAPSYGPDGVRALTRASRPFFDNTPADFATASLFSPRDILMIAREDQLDALDALIASVSDGTLVEKLAAPRLQDHQPLLRSGYAAAGMLDRGGQDIDVAALHQGYLRLLRARGGRVITNAAVEGLSRQGGDWVIETRTSGTLTAGIVVNAAGAWADRIGRLAGAEDIGLVPKRRTAMVVAEPANFTRRDAPITVDVEEDFYLKPDAGRLLISPADETPTVPCDAQPDEMDVAICADRIMTAFNLDIRRIENKWAGLRSFVADKEPVIGYSGVADGFFWMAGQGGYGIQSAPAAAEVAASMILGKPLPSGTVDAGFDPSRVAPGRLAVAA
- a CDS encoding TRAP transporter large permease, which encodes MIWIVPLVAAAFLACGLALAYVIGGAAVLSFVISDNTRYLAVLPQKVFSQISVFSLLAMPLFILAGELMNRGGVTKSLIDLSMALIGRLRGGLGHVNIMTSVFFAGISGSAVADAAALSNTLVPAMRERGYTAEYAGAITAASSIIGPIVPPSIILIFYGALMQTSVAALFVAGIMPGLLLAAALFVVNGFYAWRDDHPRVEKGDAPNLFKAVFAALPALCLPIIIVGGIVLGWMTPTEAASVAVFTAIVAAFFYSPLTPSDLWESFSRTAILTGSIFMILCAVAAFGHLAALERIPQAIAGLVDQLGLGPVGFLLVMNLLFIIAGMVMDVPVALALLVPLLAPVALANGADPVHLGIVICFNLCIGLVSPPLGGCLLIVSTVTGVNYWKLARAVMPFVCAEIIVLGVLVFTPEISLWLPRTLGLWR
- a CDS encoding TRAP transporter substrate-binding protein codes for the protein MEMPKILSATLVAAALALPATAEVKIALDSPPDLEKSGTYMWAHTFGEYLNANGMEAVEYERNSLGEEAERLDQVSQGLLEVSMSDAKSAGTLDATINGAMMPYFFDGMEQLDAALDEGGMLEQINAGTTPKGVRVLDIVYTGTPTGIFTTETPIRTFDDLAGVRMRALDEVQINTFENWGAKGTIVSWSEVPNALQTGVAGGYINPAFVPLTYGHTSFINYFTNARMSPSVRVAIASEDWYQGLSDEERTTVQEAVDAAHAANRKLVSDDTEVLKQLQDAGIEVIELSPEERQKFREASQSIYESTDMPEGALDAWNAAVGR
- a CDS encoding TRAP transporter small permease, coding for MAQMLDRLSAGLNRAALLGAAIAVAVMLFAAGWQVIARYLLNQPPVWTEELARFSMVWGGLLGATCAFRFRSDPTLFPEALNTTGTRGLIATLIRALGVLCFILPILWFSFLGPGANPARGYLARLAGRQTETMDLPMVVFGIAIPLAFILILVHVLAEIARALAELKDTR
- a CDS encoding M81 family metallopeptidase translates to MKLFMASLATETNSFSPIPTGWSGFREHLHTKEASRGGAGLYAAAVTVWRQRAEALEWEVVESLSTYAQPAGPTVRHVYEDMRDDILNDLKAAMPVDVVLLSMHGAMIAQGYDDCEGDMLGRVRAIVGRDAKVGLEIDPHCHLTDAMMENATAIICYKEYPHIDVTERAEELFTICADAAAGKTDPVMRDHDCRMMAMYHTPFEPMRGYVDRMSAMEGKDGVLSVSLAHGFPWGDSPRCGTRTLVITDGDAALAADRAKALGQELWDMRDDLRRFPAMDEGLDRAVASDAAPIVLADFADNAGGGAPSDSTFVLKAVLDRGLRDVAIGTFWDPVLVGMCIDAGVGAVMDVRVGGKIGPMSGDPVDLTVTVRGIVHDALQHLGKAAMNMGDCVWLETEGVHLVLNTRRTQTFHPEAFENLGIDLSAMKYVIVKSSQHFYDGFAPIAAEVIHLGTPGAITPDFANLPLTRRDGNYWPRVDNPFA
- a CDS encoding amidohydrolase family protein; translation: MPDTPDIVIRQGRVMDPETGFDQICDVAIKGTRIIQVGEVSQTGAREIDATGLIVAPGFVDIHAHGQSVAADRMQAFDGVTTSLELEVGALPVSGWYERQAGIPRALNYGTAAAWIFGRKAAMGAIDLNADLHPIDQMGAGADDMRWSLDAADADQTAAIVAHVRQGLEEGAIGIGIPNGYAPGAGVKEMTEICDLAFEYGTPTFTHIAYLSNIDPQSSVDSYVRLIGLAGATGAHMHICHLNSTSLMDIERVTQLVAKAQEQGLPVTTEAYPYGTGSTVVSAGFFRDPDFTKRTGSDYSAVELVHNHHRFTGREDIERAREKAPADLVMWHFLDVEVNEEHRRLLDLSVTYPGGSIASDAMPWIEEDGRIYEGLDWPLPDRLSAHPRSSATFTRFLASYVRDRGIVPLMEGLAKCTILPARVIEECAPQMKRKARLQEGCDADITIFDFDTLQDRATFTQMNRASEGVRHLLVNGTAVISDGNLLTGAAPGQPIRRAPA
- a CDS encoding GTP-binding protein — encoded protein: MSVPVLVITGFLGAGKTSLINALLQSDHGLRIAAIVNDFGAINIDAALIGPSVDGVVGLRNGCICCSLQGDLLRTLRIVLRQSPPPQLITVEASGVADPSGIIQSLTDPAIWQSAQLQTVVCVVDATDAPHRQDDPLWQAQLGGSDVLMLAKTDIAEAKTLPALRSKLAASFKQPLLDISDGLPLSALLGLPVASRRTRAARPISDDRFVHVEWEHDAPLALDAFQSVMGTLAPSLLRAKGFVRFRGQTDPMLFQLSGTRATLSRADSAPVSGCQLVLIGLRDTFDPDKAVSVLDMLRVRAD
- the hemC gene encoding hydroxymethylbilane synthase, coding for MTQTLPTPLNPLKIGTRGSPLALAQAEETRERLARAFELPLEAFTIVVIKTTGDRIIDRPLKEIGGKGLFTREIEAELLSGGIDIAVHSMKDMPTIQPDGLVLDTYLPREDVRDAFISPNARGLADLPEGTVVGTSSLRRRAQLKLRRPDLEVVEFRGNLQTRLMKLEQGVAAATFLAMAGLNRLRMMDDVPATAIDAETMLPAVAQGAIGIERRIDDSRVAEMLEAVHDATTGQRLAAERAFLLELDGSCETPIAGLAMLEGGTLHLRGEVLRPDGSEALDDATSCPVEDGAQAGHDMARRLLERAGAGFFDWRG